DNA from Bacteroidota bacterium:
AGCTTAAGCAATGGCAGATTTATACCGAAGATTAAAAGTAACGGACTTATCAATAAAGGATACATTGGCCCCTGGAATGAAGGATATACGAAATGGTGCACAAAATCATTTGCCCGAAGTATATAAGTCGAATCATCGCCGGTCATACTAACTTTCAAATCGAAAAGCAGAAAACCGAAAAAACAAGTTAAGATTAAAGATATCCAGAAAATTGTGTTCAGGTGTTTCGCAAAATAATTGTCGCAAACGCCAAGAAGATCGGCCGGAGTAGTGGTAATGTGTTGATTTTGTGATTTTTTTCCAACAGCATGATTTTTGTCTGGGGCAATTTTGTTGGGATTGTTTTTCATTTTAGGGTTAGTTTTTGCCATTCCAATTGGGTTTTAAAATTTCATTCAAATTTGTTATTTTTTTAATTTAAAAAAAACTTTAGTTAAAAAAATCAGCAGAAAGGACCTAATAATTTTTTTTGTTTCTTTTTCTCTTCTTTACAGAGAACCCGAATCTTCCTATTTCATTGCCCAAGACGTAATATTTTCCATGGGAATAAGAAATCAAATGAGCTTGCGACAAATTAAAAACCCCGGTTTGAGGATCAAAATACTGATCATCTGCATGAACGGCAACTATTTCCGCAATAAACATATCATGGCTTCCTAAGGGAAGGATGTCCTTTACCCTACACTCAATATTTACAGGAGATTCTGCAATCAGAGGTGCTTTAATAATTTCAGCCTTTAAGGGAGTAAGTTTCATTGCTTCAAACTTATTCACCTCCCTGCCCGATTTCACCCCACACCAATCTGTGGCATAAGCCAAATCGGCATTGGTAAGATTAATGGCAAACTCTCTGGTACGGCTGATCAGTTCATGCGAAAGTCTTTCAGGGCGTAAAGAAATATAGCACATAGGCGGATTTGTGCAGATGGTCCCTGTCCAGGCAACGGTCATAATATTATAATTTTCCACGCTATCGCCACAACTTACCATTACTGCCGGTAATGGATAGATCATTGTTCCGGGTTTCCAGGTAATTTTACCCATAACTATTTAAAAATTTAATGCTCTATTTTATTCAGTGTACTTTACAAATGTTAATTTTGGCAAAAAATTAACAGGCTTTTTTATTTCTCTATGTTAGCCTGATAAACTGCCATTTTATAACCATTTATGAATAGAATTCTGATTATTCAAACTGCTTTTATCGGCGATGTCATCCTGGCTACCTCGTTAATAGAGAATATTCACCATAAATTTCCGGAAGCAAAGATAGACTTTCTGCTAAGAAAAGGCAATGAAGGATTACTTTTCAATCACCCTTATTTGAATCAACTTTATATCTGGGACAAAGGGAAAGATAAATTCATAAATTTACTTAAAACCATCCGGCTTTTAAGAAAAACGAAATACGATGAAGTAATCAACTGCCACCGTTATTTTTCAAGCGGATTGATTTGTCTTTTTCAAAGGGCAAGAAATAAAACCGGTTTTGACAACAATCCGTTAAGCATTTTTTTCACCCGGACAATTAAACATGAATTTGGCAATGGCAAACATGAAATAGAACGAAATCAAGGGCTTATTGCACATCTTACAGATGAACCGGTAATGAAGCCCAGGTTATACCCTTCAGAAAAAGAATTCATAAAAGTAGCACCCTGGCAATCACAAGCCTATATATGTGTTGCGCCCTGTTCTGTATGGTTTACCAAACAACTGCCAGTAAGCAAATGGATAGAACTTATCCGCAAAACTCCGGCCGGGTATTCTGTTTTATTAATTGGAGGC
Protein-coding regions in this window:
- a CDS encoding glycosyltransferase family 9 protein is translated as MNRILIIQTAFIGDVILATSLIENIHHKFPEAKIDFLLRKGNEGLLFNHPYLNQLYIWDKGKDKFINLLKTIRLLRKTKYDEVINCHRYFSSGLICLFQRARNKTGFDNNPLSIFFTRTIKHEFGNGKHEIERNQGLIAHLTDEPVMKPRLYPSEKEFIKVAPWQSQAYICVAPCSVWFTKQLPVSKWIELIRKTPAGYSVLLIGGKPDYESCENIIEQSGKTNCTNLAGKLSFLETAALMSHAAMNYVNDSAPLHIASSMDAPVTAFFCSTVPSFGFGPLSSRSKLAEINHPLECRPCGIHGKKECPLHHFKCGFEIDIDQVLLPGI
- a CDS encoding flavin reductase family protein, producing the protein MGKITWKPGTMIYPLPAVMVSCGDSVENYNIMTVAWTGTICTNPPMCYISLRPERLSHELISRTREFAINLTNADLAYATDWCGVKSGREVNKFEAMKLTPLKAEIIKAPLIAESPVNIECRVKDILPLGSHDMFIAEIVAVHADDQYFDPQTGVFNLSQAHLISYSHGKYYVLGNEIGRFGFSVKKRKRNKKNY